One Chionomys nivalis chromosome 4, mChiNiv1.1, whole genome shotgun sequence genomic region harbors:
- the Ltf gene encoding lactotransferrin, with protein MRLFISALLFLEALGLCLARKTTVRWCAVSKPEAQKCSRWQKAMKEVGGQPLNCVKRSSTQRCIQAILTNKADAMTLDGGSMFDAGTAPYKLRPIAAEIYGTKTQPQTHYYAVAVVKKSSNSRLNQLRGLRSCHTGLGRSAGWNIPIGTLRPFLNWEGPPASLEEAVSKFFSESCIPGANKDRFPNLCSLCTGTGAARCASSPEEPYSGYAGAFKCLRDNAGDVAFTRGSTILEELPEKAERDQYKLLCPDNTWKSVEEYKECHLAQVPSHAVVARSVRGKEDAIWELLSQAQDKFGKNKTSEFKLFASLAGQKEKDLLFKDSAIGFSRVPPKVDVGLYLTYNYITSIQNLHKKEKDVAATRARVTWCAVGSEEKRKCDEWNRASNGRVTCTSFPTTEDCITSIMKGDADAMSLDGGYIYIAGKCGLVPVLAENQKSPKSNGSDCVDRPAEGYFAVAAVRKEDTGFSWSSVRGKKSCHTAVDRTAGWNIPVGLLVNQTRSCKFDEFFSQSCAPGADPRSNLCALCVGDEKGENKCAPNSKERYHGYNGALRCLAEKAGNVAFLKDSTVLQNTDGKGTEEWARNLRLEDFELLCLDDTRKPVTEAKDCHLAIAPNHAVISRTDKVEVLQQVLFDQQNQFGRTGSRCPGEFCLFQSKTKNLLFNDNTECLAKLHGKTTYDKYLGPEYVIATANLKQCSSSPLLEACAFLTQ; from the exons ATGAGGCTGTTCATCTCCGCCTTGCTGTTTCTTGAGGCCCTTG GACTCTGTCTGGCTAGGAAGACGACTGTTAGATGGTGTGCCGTGTCAAAACCCGAGGCACAAAAGTGTTCCAGGTGGCAGAAGGCAATGAAAGAAGTGGGTGGCCAGCCACTCAACTGTGTCAAGAGATCCTCTACCCAGCGGTGCATCCAGGCCATTCTG acaaaCAAAGCCGATGCTATGACTCTCGATGGTGGTTCGATGTTTGATGCAGGAACGGCCCCCTACAAACTGCGCCCTATTGCAGCAGAAATTTATGGGACCAAAACTC AACCCCAGACTCACTACTATGCTGTAGCagttgtgaagaaaagcagtaaCTCTCGTCTGAACCAACTGCGAGGCCTGAGGTCCTGCCACACAGGCCTTGGCAGGAGCGCTGGATGGAATATCCCCATAGGGACCCTTCGTCCATTCCTGAATTGGGAGGGGCCACCTGCATCCCTTGAAGAAG CGGTGTCCAAGTTCTTCTCAGAGAGCTGTATTCCCGGTGCCAACAAGGATCGCTTTCCCAACCTATGTAGCTTGTGTACAGGGACAGGCGCAGCCAGATGCGCCTCTTCCCCAGAAGAACCGTACTCTGGTTATGCAGGCGCTTTCAA GTGTCTGAGAGACAACGCTGGGGATGTGGCTTTTACCAGGGGAAGCACCATATTAG AGGAACTACCAGAAAAAGCCGAAAGGGACCAGTACAAGCTGCTTTGCCCAGACAACACCTGGAAGTCGGTGGAGGAGTATAAGGAATGCCACCTGGCCCAAGTCCCTTCTCACGCTGTTGTGGCCCGAAGTGTGAGGGGCAAGGAAGACGCCATCTGGGAACTTCTCAGCCAGGCACAG GACAAGTTTGGAAAGAACAAAACATCGGAGTTCAAGCTCTTTGCCTCCCTAGcgggacagaaggagaaagacctGCTCTTCAAAGACTCTGCCATTGGGTTTTCAAGGGTTCCCCCGAAGGTAGATGTTGGCCTCTACCTGACCTACAACTACATCACATCCATCCAGAACTTGCATAAAA AGGAGAAGGACGTGGCCGCCACACGTGCCCGGGTCACGTGGTGTGCGGTGGGCAGCGAGGAGAAGCGCAAGTGTGACGAGTGGAACAGAGCGAGCAATGGCAGGGTGACCTGCACCTCGTTCCCCACCACGGAAGACTGCATTACCTCAATCATG AAAGGAGATGCCGATGCCATGAGCTTGGATGGAGGTTACATCTACATTGCGGGCAAGTGTGGCTTAGTTCCTGTGTTGGCGGAGAACCAGA AATCCCCCAAAAGCAATGGCTCTGACTGTGTGGACAGACCAGCGGAAG GGTACTTTGCCGTAGCAGCAGTTAGAAAGGAAGATACTGGCTTCAGCTGGAGCTCTGTGAGAGGCAAGAAGTCCTGCCACACTGCTGTGGACAGGACAGCAGGCTGGAACATCCCTGTTGGCTTGCTCGTCAACCAGACCAGATCCTGCAAATTTG ATGAATTCTTCAGCCAAAGCTGCGCCCCTGGGGCGGACCCCAGATCCAatctctgtgctctgtgtgttgGTGACGAGAAGGGTGAGAATAAGTGTGCCCCCAACAGCAAAGAGAGATACCACGGCTACAACGGGGCTTTAAG GTGCCTGGCTGAGAAAGCAGGAAATGTTGCGTTTTTGAAGGACTCCACTGTCTTGCAGAACACTGACG GAAAGGGCACTGAAGAGTGGGCTAGGAACTTGAGGCTGGAGGACTTTGAGCTGCTGTGTCTTGATGACACCCGGAAGCCTGTGACTGAGGCTAAGGACTGCCACCTGGCCATAGCCCCAAATCATGCTGTGATATCTCGGACAGACAAGGTGGAAGTCCTTCAGCAGGTGCTGTTTGACCAACAG AATCAGTTTGGAAGAACTGGATCGAGGTGCCCAGGGGAGTTTTGCCTGTTCCAGTCTAAAACCAAAAATCTTCTGTTCAATGACAACACTGAGTGTTTGGCCAAGCTCCATGGCAAAACAACGTATGACAAGTACCTGGGACCGGAGTATGTCATAGCCACCGCTAATCTGAAGCAGTGCTCAAGCTCCC CACTCCTGGAAGCCTGCGCTTTCCTTACCCAGTGA